One window from the genome of Bradyrhizobium xenonodulans encodes:
- a CDS encoding TauD/TfdA dioxygenase family protein — MTIAIRQLQTHFVGEVSGLDLRKPLTEAEAREVEAAMDKYAVLVFHDQDITDEQQMAFALNFGQREDARGGTVTKEKDYRLQSGLNDVSNLGKDGKPLGKDSRAHLFNLGNCLWHSDSSFRPIPAKFSLLSARVVNPKGGNTEFADMRAAYNALDEETKAEIEDLVCEHSLMYSRGSLGFTEYTDDEKQMFKPVLQRLVRTHPVHRRKSLYLSSHAGKIVGMSVPEGRLLLRDLNEHATQGEFVYVHKWKLHDLVMWDNRQTMHRVRRYDQSQPRDMRRATVAGTEPTMQQQAAE, encoded by the coding sequence ATGACGATCGCCATCCGGCAGCTTCAGACGCATTTTGTCGGCGAGGTTTCCGGCCTCGATCTGCGAAAGCCTCTCACCGAGGCCGAGGCGCGCGAGGTCGAGGCCGCCATGGACAAATACGCGGTGCTGGTCTTCCACGACCAGGACATCACCGACGAGCAGCAGATGGCCTTCGCGCTGAATTTCGGCCAGCGTGAGGACGCGCGCGGCGGCACCGTGACCAAGGAGAAGGACTACCGGCTCCAATCCGGACTGAACGACGTCTCCAATCTCGGCAAGGACGGCAAGCCGCTCGGGAAAGACAGCCGCGCACATCTGTTCAACCTCGGCAACTGCCTGTGGCATTCCGACAGCTCGTTCCGTCCCATCCCGGCAAAATTCTCGCTGCTGTCGGCGCGGGTGGTGAACCCGAAAGGCGGCAACACCGAATTCGCCGACATGCGCGCCGCCTATAACGCGCTCGACGAGGAGACCAAGGCGGAGATCGAGGATCTCGTCTGCGAACATTCGCTGATGTATTCGCGGGGATCGCTCGGCTTCACCGAATACACCGACGACGAGAAGCAGATGTTCAAGCCGGTGCTGCAACGGCTGGTACGGACCCATCCGGTGCATCGGCGCAAGTCGCTCTATCTGTCATCGCATGCCGGCAAGATCGTCGGCATGAGCGTGCCGGAGGGCCGGCTGCTGCTGCGCGATCTGAATGAGCACGCGACGCAGGGCGAATTCGTCTACGTCCACAAATGGAAGCTGCATGACCTCGTGATGTGGGACAACCGCCAGACCATGCACCGCGTCCGCCGCTACGACCAGTCCCAGCCCCGCGACATGCGCCGCGCGACGGTGGCGGGGACCGAGCCGACGATGCAGCAGCAGGCGGCGGAGTAG
- a CDS encoding YqgE/AlgH family protein, translating into MAPTGKRTGESTRKPGPALPNSAGYLDGRLLIAMPVMGDSRFERSVIYLCAHSAEGAMGIIVNHPAGSIDFPELLEQLGIIKKGEHIKLPENAESMKVLRGGPVDTGRGFVLHSSDFYIENATLRIDDGVCLTATVDILRAIANGSGPKHAILALGYAGWAPGQLETEIQSNGWLHCDADSDLIFGDDVDEKYGRALRKIGIDPGMLSNEAGHA; encoded by the coding sequence ATGGCTCCCACAGGAAAAAGGACGGGCGAAAGCACCCGCAAGCCAGGCCCTGCGCTCCCCAACTCGGCCGGCTATCTCGATGGCCGGCTCCTGATTGCGATGCCCGTGATGGGCGATTCCCGCTTCGAACGCTCCGTGATCTATCTCTGTGCCCATTCGGCGGAGGGGGCGATGGGCATCATCGTCAACCACCCGGCCGGCAGCATCGACTTCCCCGAACTGCTGGAGCAACTCGGCATCATCAAGAAGGGCGAGCACATCAAGCTGCCGGAGAACGCCGAAAGCATGAAAGTGCTGCGCGGCGGCCCGGTCGATACCGGCCGCGGCTTCGTGCTGCACTCCAGCGACTTCTACATCGAGAACGCGACGCTCCGGATCGACGACGGCGTCTGCCTCACGGCGACCGTCGACATCCTGCGGGCGATCGCCAACGGCTCCGGCCCCAAGCACGCCATCCTCGCGCTCGGCTATGCCGGCTGGGCGCCGGGCCAGCTCGAAACCGAAATCCAGAGCAATGGCTGGCTGCATTGCGATGCCGATTCGGATTTGATCTTCGGCGACGACGTCGACGAGAAGTACGGCCGCGCGCTGCGCAAGATCGGCATCGATCCCGGCATGCTCTCGAACGAGGCCGGGCACGCGTAG
- a CDS encoding protein-disulfide reductase DsbD domain-containing protein — translation MLTRVPMRAAIGVATTLLASSLALAARADDASPWQRDGHSAVRLLAGSRSGAVLLGGIAFQIQPGWKTYWRMPGDSGVPPRFNFSKSDNVEAVTVMWPAPLKFDDGAGGHSIGYHDQVVLPLRIVAKAADKPVTLRAEINYAVCEKLCIPVEANVELGFNNVASTEDANLRAALDTVPKPANIGDPNPLTIRDVKRDGPKNVVVDVVAPADARGINLFVEGPTPDWALPIPAPVEPSPAGVKRFTFELDGLPPGAKPDGAALKFTLVGAEKSYEFNTNLE, via the coding sequence ATGCTGACAAGAGTTCCCATGCGTGCGGCGATTGGCGTCGCGACAACCCTGCTCGCGTCGTCGCTGGCGCTTGCAGCCCGCGCGGACGACGCATCGCCCTGGCAGCGCGACGGACATTCCGCGGTGCGGCTGCTCGCGGGATCGCGCAGCGGCGCGGTCCTGCTCGGTGGTATCGCCTTCCAGATCCAGCCCGGGTGGAAGACCTACTGGCGCATGCCCGGTGATTCCGGCGTTCCGCCGCGCTTCAACTTCTCCAAGTCGGACAATGTCGAAGCTGTGACAGTGATGTGGCCGGCGCCGCTGAAGTTCGACGACGGCGCAGGCGGCCATTCGATCGGCTATCACGACCAGGTCGTGCTGCCCCTGCGTATCGTCGCCAAGGCCGCCGACAAGCCGGTAACCTTGCGCGCCGAGATCAATTACGCGGTCTGCGAAAAGCTCTGCATTCCCGTCGAGGCCAATGTCGAGCTCGGCTTCAACAACGTCGCCTCGACCGAAGATGCCAATCTACGTGCCGCGCTGGACACGGTGCCGAAGCCTGCCAATATCGGCGATCCCAATCCGCTCACGATCCGCGACGTCAAGCGTGACGGGCCTAAGAACGTGGTGGTCGATGTGGTCGCGCCTGCGGACGCGCGCGGTATCAATCTGTTCGTGGAGGGGCCGACGCCGGATTGGGCGTTGCCGATTCCCGCGCCGGTCGAGCCCAGTCCGGCTGGCGTGAAACGGTTTACGTTCGAACTCGACGGACTGCCGCCGGGCGCCAAGCCCGACGGTGCGGCGCTGAAGTTCACGCTGGTCGGGGCGGAGAAGTCGTACGAATTCAATACGAATTTGGAGTGA
- a CDS encoding flippase: MAVMDAEPATTGPAGLIARLRGKLTGGSSEASLTRRLAGTIFIIRVVSAGLAYFSQVLLARWMGTSDYGIYVYVWTWVLLLGSMMDFGISASAQKIIPEYRTSGEHALLRGFLSGSRWLTFAVSTLVSLGLAGLVKLLSPWINPAEVLPLYIGCMTLPAFVVANTQDGIARSHDWMQLGLMPQFIIRQALIIGITAIAFLLGYHLGAVAAMVASAGAVWIAMTGQMVVLNRKLADHIEPGPKAYDIGGWLAVSLPILLVESFYLLLSYTDVLVLQQFRPSDEVGVYFAVVKTLALVSFIHYAMSATTAHRFAEYNAIGDKARLSAYVAHAINWTFWPSLAATIVLLALGKPLLWLFGPQFVVGYDIMFVAAIGLVVRAAIGPVERLLNMLGQQKICALAYALAFVMNVVLCIVLVPRYGGHGAAAATSISLTFETVLLFWIVRQRLGLHVLAFGK, from the coding sequence GTGGCCGTGATGGATGCAGAACCCGCAACGACCGGACCTGCCGGCCTCATCGCACGGCTGCGCGGAAAATTGACGGGCGGATCGAGCGAGGCGTCGCTGACGCGGCGGCTGGCCGGCACCATCTTCATCATCCGCGTCGTCAGTGCCGGGCTCGCCTATTTCTCGCAGGTGCTGCTCGCGCGCTGGATGGGCACGTCCGACTACGGCATCTATGTCTACGTCTGGACCTGGGTGCTGCTGCTCGGCAGCATGATGGATTTCGGCATCTCCGCCTCCGCGCAAAAGATCATCCCGGAATACCGCACCAGCGGCGAGCATGCGCTGCTGCGCGGCTTCCTCTCCGGCAGCCGTTGGCTGACCTTCGCCGTCTCGACGCTGGTATCGCTCGGCCTTGCCGGCCTCGTAAAGCTGCTGTCGCCCTGGATCAATCCGGCCGAGGTGTTGCCGCTCTATATCGGCTGCATGACGCTGCCCGCCTTCGTCGTCGCCAACACCCAGGACGGCATCGCGCGCTCGCATGACTGGATGCAGCTCGGCCTGATGCCGCAATTCATCATTCGCCAGGCGCTGATCATCGGCATCACGGCTATCGCCTTCCTGCTCGGCTATCATCTCGGCGCGGTCGCCGCGATGGTCGCAAGTGCCGGCGCGGTGTGGATCGCGATGACCGGGCAGATGGTGGTGCTGAACCGCAAGCTCGCCGATCACATCGAGCCAGGCCCCAAGGCCTATGACATCGGCGGCTGGCTCGCCGTGTCGCTGCCGATCCTGCTGGTCGAGAGCTTCTATCTGCTCTTGTCCTACACCGACGTGCTGGTGCTGCAGCAGTTTCGCCCCTCCGACGAGGTCGGCGTCTATTTCGCGGTGGTGAAGACGCTGGCGCTCGTCTCCTTCATCCACTACGCGATGTCGGCAACGACGGCGCATCGTTTTGCCGAATACAACGCGATCGGCGACAAGGCGCGCCTGTCGGCCTATGTCGCGCATGCCATCAACTGGACGTTCTGGCCGTCGCTGGCCGCGACCATCGTGCTGCTTGCGCTCGGCAAACCGTTGCTCTGGCTGTTCGGACCGCAATTCGTGGTCGGCTACGACATCATGTTCGTCGCCGCGATCGGGCTCGTGGTGCGCGCCGCGATCGGCCCGGTCGAACGCCTGCTCAACATGCTCGGCCAGCAGAAGATCTGCGCGCTGGCCTACGCGCTGGCCTTCGTCATGAACGTCGTGCTGTGCATCGTGCTGGTGCCGCGCTACGGCGGCCACGGCGCGGCCGCCGCGACCTCGATCTCGCTCACCTTCGAGACGGTGCTGCTGTTCTGGATCGTGCGCCAGCGGCTGGGCCTGCATGTGCTGGCGTTTGGCAAATAG
- a CDS encoding sulfite exporter TauE/SafE family protein, which translates to MIDPLYVASGFGVGLLVGMTGVGGGSLMTPLLILLFGIHPSTAVGTDLLYAAATKTGGSVVHGWSRSVHWPAVLRLACGSLPASALTLLVLWKLDLKSDSERGLVNLVLCFALLLTATSLIFRKAIMERYRRRLEQVDDRTTAIATVITGIVLGVLVSISSVGAGAVGVTVLLLLYPRLPMSSIVGSDIAHAVPLTLVAGIGHWALGDVDWALMGVLLMGSLPGIIVGSYSATRVPETVLRLTLASVLFVVAGKIMFAELNLSSAFVTALAWGH; encoded by the coding sequence ATGATTGATCCACTCTACGTCGCCTCCGGATTCGGCGTCGGCCTGCTCGTCGGGATGACCGGCGTGGGCGGCGGCTCGTTGATGACGCCGCTGCTGATCCTGCTGTTCGGCATTCATCCATCGACCGCGGTCGGCACCGACCTGCTCTATGCCGCCGCCACCAAGACCGGCGGCAGCGTGGTGCATGGCTGGTCGCGCAGCGTGCATTGGCCGGCGGTGCTGCGGCTGGCCTGCGGCAGCCTTCCGGCGAGCGCGCTGACCCTGCTCGTGCTGTGGAAGCTCGACCTCAAGAGCGATTCCGAGCGCGGCCTGGTCAATCTGGTGTTGTGCTTCGCGCTGCTTCTGACCGCGACCTCGCTGATCTTCCGCAAGGCGATCATGGAGCGTTATCGCCGGCGCCTGGAGCAGGTCGACGACCGCACCACCGCGATCGCGACGGTCATCACCGGAATCGTGCTCGGTGTGCTGGTCTCGATTTCATCGGTCGGCGCCGGCGCGGTCGGCGTCACCGTTCTGCTGCTGCTCTATCCGCGGCTGCCGATGTCGAGCATCGTCGGCTCCGACATCGCCCATGCCGTGCCGCTGACGCTGGTCGCCGGCATCGGGCACTGGGCGCTCGGCGACGTGGACTGGGCGCTGATGGGCGTGCTGCTGATGGGCTCATTGCCCGGCATCATCGTCGGCAGCTATAGCGCGACGCGGGTGCCCGAGACGGTGCTGCGCCTGACGCTTGCCAGCGTGCTGTTCGTGGTCGCCGGCAAGATCATGTTCGCGGAGCTGAATTTGTCGTCGGCGTTCGTGACGGCGCTGGCCTGGGGGCATTAG
- a CDS encoding 3-hydroxybutyrate dehydrogenase: MGSLSGKNAVVTGSTSGIGLAYARAFAAAGANVVINGFGSPEDIEKERAKIESDFGVKAVYSPADMTKPAEIAGMIALGEKSFGSVDILVNNAGIQFVSPIEEFPIEKWDQIIAINLSSAFHAIRAAVPGMKKKGWGRIINTASAHSLVASPFKSAYVSAKHGIAGLTKTVALEVATHKITCNCISPGYVWTPLVEKQIPDTMKARSLTREQVINDVLLDAQPTKEFVTSEQVAALALFLCGDDAAQITGTNLSIDGGWTAE, translated from the coding sequence ATGGGTAGTCTGTCAGGCAAGAATGCCGTCGTCACAGGTTCGACCAGCGGCATCGGGCTTGCCTACGCGCGCGCCTTCGCCGCTGCGGGCGCCAATGTCGTCATCAACGGCTTCGGCTCGCCGGAGGACATCGAGAAGGAGCGCGCCAAGATCGAGTCCGATTTCGGCGTGAAGGCGGTCTATTCGCCCGCCGACATGACCAAGCCGGCGGAAATCGCCGGGATGATCGCGCTCGGCGAGAAGAGCTTCGGTTCGGTCGATATCCTCGTCAACAATGCCGGCATCCAGTTCGTCTCGCCGATCGAGGAGTTTCCGATCGAGAAGTGGGACCAGATCATCGCGATCAACCTGTCCTCGGCCTTCCACGCCATCCGCGCGGCCGTCCCCGGCATGAAGAAGAAAGGCTGGGGCCGCATCATCAACACGGCGTCGGCCCACTCGCTGGTCGCTTCGCCCTTCAAGTCGGCCTATGTGTCGGCCAAGCACGGCATCGCGGGTCTCACCAAGACCGTGGCGCTCGAGGTTGCGACCCACAAGATCACCTGCAACTGCATCAGCCCCGGCTATGTTTGGACGCCGCTGGTGGAGAAGCAGATCCCCGACACGATGAAGGCCCGCAGCCTGACGCGCGAGCAGGTCATCAACGACGTGCTGCTCGATGCGCAGCCGACCAAGGAGTTCGTGACGTCCGAGCAGGTCGCAGCGCTCGCGCTGTTCCTGTGCGGCGACGATGCCGCGCAGATCACGGGTACGAACCTGTCGATCGACGGTGGTTGGACGGCGGAGTAG
- a CDS encoding patatin-like phospholipase family protein produces the protein MTDHSPEVATVPAKAQRVLVLQGGGALGSYQAGAYQSLCHFDFEPDWVAGISIGAVNAAIIAGNEGRTRVERLKEFWEMVSAPVPWKPIGKSDHSRELFNSTSAALIATFGVPGFFTPRIPPAPLWPPGSPQAESYYDTAPLKRTLERLVDFDRINDLKTRLSVGAVGVTSGNFKYFDNYEFKKLGKKIGPEHIMASGALPPGFPSVVIDGEHYWDGGIASNTPLDYVLDAEVDRDMLIFQVDLFSARGDLPNSLLEATEREKDIRFSSRTRMNTDKNKQVHNARRAVRDLISKLPDYLKNDPSVEFLAKVSRESTVTVVHLIYRSKNYESSSKDYDFSHVAMVEHWEAGVRDVHLSMRHKDWLEKPQSGETMVTYDLTGDVTAPPPKRSE, from the coding sequence ATGACCGATCACAGCCCGGAAGTCGCAACAGTCCCCGCGAAGGCGCAACGCGTCCTGGTGCTCCAGGGCGGCGGCGCGCTCGGCTCCTATCAGGCCGGCGCCTATCAGTCGCTGTGCCATTTCGACTTCGAGCCGGATTGGGTCGCCGGCATCTCGATCGGCGCGGTCAACGCCGCCATCATCGCCGGCAACGAGGGCCGCACCCGTGTCGAGCGGCTCAAGGAATTCTGGGAGATGGTTTCGGCGCCGGTGCCGTGGAAGCCGATCGGCAAGAGCGACCATAGCCGCGAGCTGTTCAATTCGACCAGCGCCGCGCTGATCGCGACCTTCGGCGTGCCCGGCTTCTTCACGCCGCGCATCCCGCCCGCGCCGCTGTGGCCGCCCGGCAGCCCGCAGGCCGAAAGCTATTACGACACCGCACCGCTGAAGAGGACGCTGGAGCGCCTGGTCGATTTCGACCGCATCAACGATCTGAAGACCCGCCTGTCGGTCGGCGCCGTCGGCGTCACCTCGGGCAACTTCAAATATTTCGACAATTACGAGTTCAAGAAGCTCGGCAAGAAGATCGGCCCGGAGCACATCATGGCCTCCGGCGCACTGCCGCCGGGTTTTCCGTCCGTCGTGATCGACGGTGAGCATTACTGGGACGGCGGCATCGCCTCCAACACGCCGCTCGACTACGTGCTCGATGCCGAGGTCGATCGCGACATGCTGATCTTCCAGGTCGATCTGTTTTCCGCCCGCGGCGATTTGCCGAATTCGCTGCTCGAGGCCACCGAGCGCGAGAAGGACATCCGTTTCTCCAGCCGCACGCGGATGAACACCGACAAGAACAAGCAGGTGCACAACGCCCGCAGGGCCGTGCGCGACCTGATTTCGAAATTGCCCGATTATCTGAAGAACGATCCTTCCGTGGAATTCCTTGCCAAGGTATCGCGTGAAAGCACCGTCACCGTGGTGCACCTGATCTACCGCAGCAAGAACTACGAATCCTCGTCCAAGGATTACGACTTCTCGCATGTCGCCATGGTCGAGCATTGGGAAGCCGGCGTGCGCGATGTGCATCTGTCGATGCGCCACAAGGACTGGCTCGAGAAGCCGCAGTCCGGCGAGACCATGGTGACCTACGATCTCACGGGGGACGTCACTGCGCCCCCGCCAAAAAGGAGCGAATGA
- a CDS encoding CAP domain-containing protein, whose translation MRAAAAILILLLLAGCAGNEAPVQQPSMYADMSVPGSKLDAQAAAIMISQYRQNNGLGTVVIDPDLMRLAESQSQAMAAANKMDHDVRAPLAKRLAGGGYPATVAVENVSAGYHTLAEAFSGWRDSPPHRANMLKSGVTKLGIAAGYAPGTKYKVFWTMILASTER comes from the coding sequence ATGCGCGCTGCGGCCGCGATTCTCATTCTTTTGCTTCTCGCCGGCTGCGCCGGCAACGAAGCGCCGGTCCAGCAGCCGTCGATGTATGCCGATATGTCCGTTCCGGGCTCAAAGCTCGATGCGCAGGCGGCCGCGATCATGATCTCGCAATACCGCCAGAACAACGGGCTCGGCACCGTCGTGATCGACCCCGATCTGATGCGGCTTGCCGAATCCCAGTCCCAGGCCATGGCGGCGGCCAACAAGATGGACCACGACGTCCGCGCGCCGCTGGCCAAGCGCCTTGCCGGCGGCGGCTATCCGGCGACGGTGGCGGTCGAGAACGTCTCGGCCGGCTATCATACGCTGGCGGAAGCGTTTTCCGGTTGGCGCGACTCGCCTCCGCACCGCGCCAACATGCTCAAGAGCGGTGTCACAAAACTGGGCATCGCGGCGGGCTATGCTCCAGGCACCAAATACAAGGTGTTCTGGACCATGATCCTGGCCTCGACGGAGCGATAA
- a CDS encoding sulfate/molybdate ABC transporter ATP-binding protein — protein sequence MTIEVKNLVKKFGSFAALDGVDLKVNDGELLALLGPSGSGKTTLLRIIAGLDWPDTGDVSFNGEDALAQGARERHVGFVFQHYALFRHMTVFENVAFGLRVQPRTVRKDEATIRARVKELLDLVQLDWLADRYPSQLSGGQRQRIALARALAIEPRILLLDEPFGALDAKVRKELRKWLRSLHHEINVTSIFVTHDQEEALEVANRVVVMDKGKIEQIGSPDDVYESPATAFVHGFIGESIELPVQVEGGVIRLGDRLLNLAADGLVPGASKLFVRRHDMLVGPPGSGAFEGAVQHVRNFGPVQRAEVALSGGETIEIDAPRDRELRAGDTIGLEPRRYRIFAGA from the coding sequence GTGACCATTGAAGTCAAAAATCTCGTCAAGAAGTTCGGCAGTTTTGCCGCCCTCGACGGCGTCGACCTCAAGGTCAATGACGGCGAGCTGCTGGCGCTGCTCGGCCCGTCGGGCTCCGGCAAGACCACGCTGCTGCGGATCATCGCCGGCCTCGATTGGCCTGATACGGGCGACGTCTCCTTCAACGGCGAGGACGCGCTGGCGCAGGGCGCGCGCGAGCGCCACGTCGGCTTCGTGTTCCAGCACTACGCGCTGTTCCGCCACATGACGGTGTTCGAGAACGTCGCCTTCGGCCTGCGCGTGCAGCCCCGCACGGTCCGCAAGGACGAAGCGACCATCCGTGCGCGGGTCAAGGAGCTGCTCGACCTCGTGCAGCTCGACTGGCTCGCCGACCGCTATCCGAGCCAGCTTTCCGGCGGCCAGCGCCAGCGCATCGCGCTCGCCCGCGCGCTCGCGATCGAGCCGCGCATCCTGCTGCTCGACGAGCCCTTCGGCGCGCTCGACGCCAAAGTGCGCAAGGAGCTGCGCAAATGGCTGCGCTCGCTGCACCATGAGATCAACGTCACCTCGATCTTCGTCACCCACGACCAGGAGGAGGCGCTCGAAGTCGCCAACCGCGTTGTGGTGATGGACAAGGGGAAGATCGAGCAGATCGGCTCGCCCGACGACGTCTATGAAAGCCCGGCGACCGCCTTCGTCCACGGCTTCATCGGCGAGTCCATCGAGCTGCCGGTCCAGGTCGAGGGCGGCGTGATCAGGCTCGGCGACCGCTTGCTCAATCTTGCAGCAGACGGCCTGGTGCCTGGCGCGTCAAAACTATTCGTGCGGCGACATGACATGCTGGTTGGCCCGCCCGGCAGCGGCGCCTTCGAGGGCGCCGTGCAGCACGTCCGCAATTTCGGTCCCGTACAGCGGGCCGAGGTCGCGCTGTCGGGCGGCGAGACCATCGAGATCGATGCGCCCCGCGACAGGGAACTGCGCGCCGGCGACACGATCGGCCTCGAGCCTCGCCGCTACCGGATCTTTGCGGGCGCCTGA
- the cysW gene encoding sulfate ABC transporter permease subunit CysW gives MTMQIADSVSLSSLDAKARAHAAAARDSLRTEPRAVRVVIIALAVTFLTVFVVLPLVLVFAQAFSRGILAYLAALAEPEALAAIKLTLIVAGISVGLNLVFGLVAAWAIAKFEFPGKTFLITLIDLPFSVSPVISGLVFVLLFGAQGYFGNWLRDHDIQILFAVPGIALATTFVTFPFVARALIPLMQEQGTQEEEAAISLGASGLQTFFRVTLPNIKWGVLYGVLLCNARAMGEFGAVSVVSGHIRGETNTMPLLVEILYNEYQFVAAFAIASLLAMLALITLIAKTILERHLDEGDDASDH, from the coding sequence ATGACGATGCAGATCGCAGATTCGGTTTCGCTCTCGTCGCTAGATGCGAAAGCGCGTGCCCACGCCGCCGCGGCACGCGACAGCCTCCGCACCGAACCGCGCGCCGTGCGCGTCGTCATCATCGCGCTGGCGGTGACCTTCCTCACCGTCTTCGTCGTGTTGCCGCTTGTCCTGGTGTTCGCGCAAGCGTTCTCGAGGGGGATTCTCGCCTATCTCGCCGCGCTCGCCGAGCCGGAGGCGCTGGCGGCGATCAAGCTGACGTTGATCGTCGCGGGGATCTCGGTCGGCCTCAATCTCGTGTTTGGTCTCGTCGCGGCCTGGGCGATCGCCAAATTCGAATTCCCGGGCAAGACCTTCCTGATCACGCTGATCGACCTGCCGTTCTCGGTGAGCCCGGTGATCTCGGGCCTCGTCTTCGTGCTGCTGTTCGGCGCGCAGGGCTATTTCGGCAACTGGCTGCGGGATCACGACATCCAGATCCTGTTCGCGGTGCCCGGCATCGCGCTCGCGACGACCTTCGTGACCTTCCCCTTCGTGGCGCGCGCGCTGATCCCGCTGATGCAGGAGCAGGGCACGCAGGAGGAGGAGGCCGCGATCTCGCTCGGCGCCTCGGGCCTGCAAACCTTCTTCCGCGTCACGCTGCCGAACATCAAATGGGGCGTGCTGTACGGCGTCCTGCTCTGCAACGCCCGCGCGATGGGCGAGTTCGGTGCGGTCTCGGTCGTCTCCGGCCACATCCGCGGCGAGACCAACACCATGCCGCTCTTGGTCGAGATTCTCTACAACGAGTACCAGTTCGTCGCCGCCTTCGCGATCGCCTCGCTGCTCGCGATGCTGGCGCTGATCACGCTCATCGCCAAGACCATTCTCGAACGTCACCTCGACGAAGGAGACGACGCAAGTGACCATTGA
- the cysT gene encoding sulfate ABC transporter permease subunit CysT, whose amino-acid sequence MGLTLSWLSIIILIPLAGLFLKSLELSPEQFWNILSSRRTLNALRVSFGLAFAAACVNLVMGSIIVWALVRYRFPGRRLFDAIVDVPFALPTAVAGVALTALFAEKGWLGAPLAAAGIKVAFTPVGIFVAMIFIGIPFVVRTVQPVLQDLDPEIEEAAGSLGASRWQTIIRVILPSLGPALLTGLALAFARAVGEYGSVIFIAGNLPNVSEIAPLLIVIRLSEFRYADATAIAVVMLVVSFVIIFAVNRLQRWAQSRIPAR is encoded by the coding sequence ATGGGACTGACGCTGTCCTGGCTATCCATCATCATTCTGATTCCGCTCGCCGGGCTGTTCCTGAAATCGCTCGAACTGAGCCCCGAGCAATTCTGGAACATCCTCTCCAGCCGGCGCACCTTGAATGCGCTTCGCGTCTCCTTCGGCCTCGCCTTCGCCGCGGCCTGCGTCAATCTCGTCATGGGAAGCATCATCGTCTGGGCGTTGGTGCGCTATCGCTTCCCCGGCCGCCGCCTGTTCGATGCGATCGTCGACGTGCCCTTTGCGCTGCCGACGGCGGTCGCCGGCGTCGCACTGACCGCGCTGTTCGCCGAAAAGGGCTGGCTGGGCGCGCCGCTCGCCGCGGCCGGCATCAAGGTGGCGTTCACGCCGGTCGGCATCTTCGTCGCCATGATCTTCATCGGTATTCCCTTCGTGGTGCGCACCGTGCAGCCGGTGCTCCAGGATCTCGACCCCGAGATCGAGGAGGCCGCGGGCAGTCTCGGCGCCAGCCGCTGGCAGACCATCATTCGCGTGATCCTGCCCTCGCTCGGGCCGGCACTGCTGACCGGGCTCGCACTCGCCTTTGCCCGCGCGGTCGGCGAATACGGCTCGGTGATCTTCATTGCCGGCAATCTGCCGAACGTGTCCGAGATCGCGCCGCTGTTGATCGTGATCCGGCTGTCCGAATTCCGCTACGCCGACGCGACCGCGATCGCGGTGGTCATGCTCGTCGTGTCCTTCGTCATCATCTTCGCCGTGAACCGGCTCCAGCGCTGGGCGCAGAGCCGGATCCCGGCGCGCTGA